Genomic window (Ammospiza nelsoni isolate bAmmNel1 chromosome 17, bAmmNel1.pri, whole genome shotgun sequence):
GAAATAACACGTGTTCTTTCAAACAATTTTTTACTGCAAGTtctttgcaaatatttgcaTTGTCATTAcaaaaaataccaaacaaaTTTTCAGTCTATTCAATTTCAGAGTGTcataatttacaaaaaaataaatagttttacTCTAAGGACAATTGTCTAGTATTAAGGTCAGCAATAACAATCACAGAAGTCCACATTCTCAGTGCTGAGTATCTAGATCCATCTGACTTAGTTTGCTTTCTTCcagcattttcctttaaaataagaCTAATCAGAACATTAGAAAAGTAACTTTTTTCTTACcacaaaaagctgaaaattcaACATAGATCTTCAAAACCAGACTCCATTGCCATTTTAATTGTTAGACCCTTCCGacacaaaactttaaaaatgccttttttttttaaacaactgcAACATAACATTTCCCCACAAAAATGTAAGAgtcaacagcagcagcatgaagGGCATGTTTCTTTGATATAAGGCTAATGGTCCTTGatgtggcagagctgctgtgaaagcACACAACTACCAAAGCCAAGGGTGTTACAATCAAGGTCAGGCaaatcctccctgcagggccctgtccccacaggtgtCACCAGCACTGGGCACCCCAGTGGgaattcctgagggagctgggggtgacATCAGCACACAGCAACacaccagctgctgcacagTTTGGTTCTGGAGTGACTGTCATCCCAGACATGCTGGGACACTGCTCTGAAGTTGACTGTGCTTTTCCACATCAGCACTGCTGACATGACAGTGAacttgctgctctgtgctgtaaACACATGAAACCTTTAGGACAATGCATAAAGCATTAACCATGTACAGTAAATGCCATCAGGAGAAAGTCTGGCACATGTTTTATTTCACAAGAAGAAGAATCTTTGGACTATAGTACTTTATGCCACAAAATGTTCCAAGTGCATCCCACAATAGATGGCTCATGAAATGAGAAATCCACAAACAAGCAAATAACTAGCATttgcaaaaatgttttcaacaaaaaaaaCGGAGGGAACTTCAGAACATAAAAGagatgagaagaaaaagcttttctgaatTTCTCTGATGAGTCACTCGGCTGTACATCTGAGTGTATAATGACAGATTTCAGGCAAAAAATAGGAGTGTCTGAAGTGTTTTCCACAGTGTAGGAGCTTCTCCTAAAGGTGGCTAAAATCAATACTAAGGAGAAgtaaaaaataaggaaaaattgcatCTTTATGTTGCTTCCACTGCCACGCTCTGGCTAACTTCACTGTGcctgaaactcagctgtgtGGTTCAGTCCAGCTCAGGGGAAGTTACATTTGGAGAACTGTATCACCTCCCTCTTCCCCACAGTAAATAGCCAAGTCCAAGTGCTACACCAAGCCTGAATCTTTGGCCATGCTAtagaaaatgcctttttcctGAAGTAGTTGGTCTGGGGTACCACACTCCACCACTTCTCCTCTCTCCAGGACTAAAACTCTGTAAaacaaggaaagggaaaaaaaaaaaaggaaaatagtcACAAGAAGATGTACTTACAAAGGTACACTGAAAGTGACAGTACTCCCTTTGCCATCCTGTGATAAAAGGGACAAGAGCCTAAAACTGAAATATGAGACAGCCTGGCCCTCAAGGCcacctcagcaaggcagccagtACAAGGGAGGCTCTATGAACTACAACCAGAAGTGAGGGAAAGTGGAACACCAAATGAACTTCAGAGGGCAGGATCTGCCCCTTGGGACTCCCTATGCTCTCTGTGCCTAAATTAGGGCAAGACACAGGAACAGACTCCTGTCCTTGCCTTCTCCCCTTCTCAGTTTGCCCAGGCAGGAACAGCAcaacagcagtgacagagggacCAGAGGGGCTCCACAGGGCAAGCACAGCCACCATGAGGcagaacacacacacatcctAGCCCTCAAAATAGGGAGCCAGAAAGGAACCAGTAACCACCCAACAAACACAGATTGCCATTTAAGTGGAGCACAGTGCAGGTCACACAGTCTGCAAGGtaagagcagcaccagctcacCTGGTGTAGTCCATGATTGTGTTCAGACGATGTGCTATAGTTAACACAGTACATTCTTCAAACTGAGACTTTATAGTGGACTGTATGAGCTTATCTGTCTCAAGATcaacagcagctgtggcttcgTCCAGAACCAGGATTTTGGACTTCCTGAGCAGAGCTCGTGCCAGGCACACCAGCTGGCGCTGCCCCACGCTGCacagaggggatggagcaggggaggaaagTTAGAACAAGTTCAGAGAATTCATTGGTGCTCATTTTGAAACCTGGCAATTCCTTGTTCTGAAGATAAGGTGGGTCTTACTATTTCCCTGCAGAATATCTAACAGCATCTGAAACTACACCCCCTCAAAGGAGGTCCTGGCAATGCAGTAGGAGAACACAAATGGTTTCAGCATAACTGCATCGGGCTGGTTCACTGCatcagggcagtgctgaggaCTGCACTTTAAATGGTTTCTACAAGCTGAACATATAAAACCCTGATAAGGTGCAAATAGCAAGTGAACAGCTTCCTTAGAATAATGCTGCTGCTTAAATGTTTTCCAAGGCTGCCCAAGCTGCCTTGCACTCAAAGtgtttcttaaaattattttaaattctcaaACTCAAGAGCTGAAAACATGCTGAATAAAACCTAGTTGTCTGATTGCCTGGTCACATATTAAGAATTCTCCAGCTGCCTTCCCAGATTgtgacacagggctgggccaTTACAACTTGCACAAGCACACCCATGATTCAGTTCAGCACACACTTTGACCCACCTGAGGTTCTCACCACCCTCAGCACACTCATGATTCAGTTTATCAGGAAGGGATGATACAAAGTTCTTCAGGTGAGCCAATTCCAAAGACCTCCAAATGTCCTCATCAGAGTGTCGGTCAAAAGGATCGAGATTCATGCGCAGAGAGCCAGAAAACAATACTGGATCCTGCCCATAGAGAGAGGAGACTGACAATGGACACAGAACATGGCAAAGGCTCCACAAATATTTcttagaaaacaaaaggaaacaacatGTACAGATGCAGTTGCAAGCAAGCTAATATAGTGAATTGAGGAGTGAAGActcatttttttccaataaaaagtTATTCTCCCTCACTCTTATTCTTCTTGGGGGCCTGACCTCTTCCCTTTGCAGATTCTTGCAGTCCAGACCTTTCCATTAGTCAATAACTCAtgaatgcagaaaaaaaccccaacaaaacaaacaaaccaaaacacccaaaccccAGCCAACTTTGTTTTTACTGGACCTCTAGGCTAAAATAGAGGCCCTCCCTGCTCAACCTTCAGCAGGGACTGCCAGGTCAACTTTTCAGTTCTTAGGCAATTAACCAtctgtaaatatttcaaaactcTTCAGCTGCAGTTTGAATGaaattactccttttttttccccggACAGGAAAAAATACTACTCTGGAAATATTGATGCAAAACAATCAAAAGGAGAGAGCAAAGTCCACCCCCAGATTTCCAAAAGAGGTGATACAGAAAACCTTCTACAGTGAGCTCACTTGTTTTTGCCAGTGTGCTGCAATGGTAATTGAAAACATCACATTTTATGGTCTTACTTTGAATCAGAACAGGCAATAAAGGCTACAGAGTAAGAACAAAAACACTTGAGACTAAATCCAATGctcataaagctgtatttccAAATGTTTAGGACTatcaaacccacagctggctgGGCCAGACTGGGATGGTTTCTGTGCAagaacagcactgacagcactgcCCAGTGCACAAGGGGATCCCAAGCAGGTGCTGAGCTGGGATCAGCCCTTCCCACTCAGCCTGAGCTGTCTGTAGTCTGTAAGTGATCAGCTCCTGAATCCACAGGCCAAGGTTTTGCTTCACAACAAGGCTCAGCCAAGTTCCTACTTGTTACCTGGCACAGGCAAACTGAAACCAGcctagggaaaaaaagcctGGTTCCAAGTCCATGAAAGGGCAAGCTGAAGTGACTGAATTTCTTAGCACACATCAGAGGAGGAATAACAATTTGGAATAACAATTTTCTCCTCAGTGCTTTATGGAAGGAGCACTGCAAAAAGCAAAGAAGTTTAGGTAGTGGCAGGATTTTGCACCTACCTGAGGGATAATAGTGATCTTGAACCTCAAGTCATGGAGTCCTATCTTGGCAATATTAACCCCATCAATGATAATTTCACCTTCAGCTGCTTCATTAATCCGAAACAAACCCAAAGTAAGTGAGGATTTTCCAGCTCCTGTTCTCCCAACTATTCCAATCTGTTGGGAAGAAATACAAGAACAACTTACTCTGGGAAAGagttaaataatttcaaagcatTTCCACCTGAAATCAACACATTGTCAAACTTTTGAAGTTATCCACACACCAAAGGCATTCAGTTTCACATTGTATGTTTTACTTCCCAGCTAGACTGAAGTCTTGATCAATTCTTTTCAAATATAAAAGATTGTTGCTTAGGTTGGCTGATACACCTCTGGCCATCTGTCCATTCTAACCACTTGAGGTAGCATTCTGCCCATATGTGTAGGTACAAAGTGTGCACTCAGGAGAAAACAAATGCCCAGTTGGCTACCACAAATAAGGAAGCTGGGTAGTAGATCTTTCATAGCTACCTTTTATGCTGCTGTGCAAGGCCACACTATTAATAGACATCAGAGAATCTACACAGGACTGGGcaagggagcaggaggagaaacaCACAGATCCAGAGAACCTGCTCTCAAGtcccattttttcctgcagtctCACCTTGCAACTTCTGCCTCACTAGATCAGGCCTCCCCTTTGACTGTAGGCTATTTTCCTGAGATTATAATTAACTTAATCTCTCTGCAACCTACTCCTCTTTGCTTATGGCAAACAAATTAGCAAAATTCCCTGGGAAGGAGAGACAAGACAGGATAAACCTCACCTCCCAATGAAACCAGGCCAAATGATACTTGGCAGCCCCACATAACAGTGTCTCCTTATCTCTGATGCAGAACACACCTTGCAAAGGCTGAGAGCCCACaacacctgcagggctgattCCACAGAAGCTTTTCTAGTTCTTAAGAGCCCCAGACACAGAACAGAACAGGGTTAACCTCTCTCATGCAGACCTGTGAGCTCAGCAGCCTGCCATGGATCAGGCATTACCTTTTCCCCCCCGTTGATGGTGACGTTGATGTTTTTCAGGACCAGGTCTAAGTCCTCGCGGTAGCGCAATCCGTAGCCCCGGAACTCCACCTTCCCCTCCTGgggccagctgctgcctggggctgtcTGCTCAATGCTCCACTCAGCCTGCAAGAGCCACACAGACACCCCTGATCAGCTGCTGCAACCAGCACAGGCTCAGGGGACTCAGATTGCAATTAAGAGCAATCCTTCTTCAGGGATCATTTGCAAAAGGAACTGTGGTGAGAAGTCTCAGGACAGATGAAATGGTGTGAGTAGCCAAGGGCTTGGCTATCTCAAGTCCCACTTGCTGGATAAACTTCCCTCTTGCCAATGGCAGAATCATGCAGGCAGCACACATTCAGACAAGCTGTCTACACACCCCAGAGGCAAGGACACCTCTGGGGCAGCCACACGTGCAACTAGAGGCAGTTAGGCTGAGACGGCACTAAAACATCCATAAGCTGGTAAAAAGCTGCTGCCTCAACCTCCCACAGGggtgagaaaggaaagaatacACTGCATTCACTGCCACTGCCAAATAAAAAGGCTTTTGCATGTATAAACACTGGTCTGCTACCAgaacttaaggaaaaaaaatctaggaaGGGTCTTCATAATGTCTGGTTGCAAAAATAATAACCTAGATCAGGTTCAAGTGACAggcaaggcaaagagaaaaccCAGGGAACTCCACAATCATAAAGGGAACAATTACACATTAAATGAATAATGTGATttgaatcaaaacaaaacaaaaaaaagtaaaaccttTCCATTCCCCACACTGAGTGCAAAAAGAGAAACACATAACATTATGTTTGAAGTTTTAGGAAACCAAAATATTTGTGCTACCCTACTGCTTAGCCTTGAACATAAGAGCACATTTCCTAAACAGCACTGTGTAAATACCAGTGGGAACACCATAAAAGCACCAACAGGAACTTCCCAGTGGGACCCAGACCATCCCTGGcaggcacccacagccctgagctctgtccCACCCTCCAACCACTCAGGCGGCAGCTGAGACCTCAGAACAGGGCACTGGCTCCCACAAGGGTGGTGGAGAGCTCACTCTACCTCCTTCTCCATTTCAGAATATTCCTTGACTCTTTCCACAGCAACAATGTTGGTTTCCAGCTCGGAGGACATGCGAACCAGCCAGTTCAGGTACGCTGTGATCTGCAAGGGGGAAAGCAGGCAGAGAGAAGGTCACACTGAACAGGTTACCTGCAGTAAATGAAAAACTTATTTATTTGGAACAAACAAAGCACTGCAATTTCAGGCAAGATCTTGGCTAATCAGTGCTGGACAGGAGGAAAGCCTAAATGCCTTTAAGATGCACAGGATGAGACACCTCAGCCATATCCCCTCACAGAGGGAAAGCAAAGAAGAAACTTCCCAGCATCTCCTCAGATACTAtttgtaattattattttctatgTTCTTTATTATTAGTTTTCCATCCAAAGTCCTATCAAGGCTCTGACTTTCTGATTCAGTCTAAGGATTCAGAGGTTTTGCTCTTTTTAGGAGAGGCAAAATTACCTGCAGTGAGTAGGACACCGAGAGGCCAACCAGGCCTGCACTGAGTTTGTTGCGTGCAATCACTGCAAACAGTGCTGCAAACAGGACAATGCAGTTCCCCACGTACTCCAGACGGACTGCCAGCCACCTGCAAGGCACAAACACATCCCTCCAGTGCTTCACCCACAGAGATCAGACATGTGGACAACAAATGCTGTTACACATCTTTTTTTTGTTAGATTAATGACATGGCATGTGTGTCCTGCTAGTGACACAAGCACTGCGAGATGTCTGAGGTTCTGCTTCAGCAGTGTGTGAATCTAGAGGCATCCAAAATTAGTCTTTCAGGTGCATAAATTCCTTTCTATTGATCCCTATGTTCATAAAGCAGTAGTAGTAGTTAAAACTAGTACTGCTTTATGAACATTGGGATCAATGgaacaaaacttttaaaataatataaaccACAAGCAAGGCAGGAACTCTGGGAAAGGTGAGAGATTCAGAAGTAATTTTAATTGTTACACAACTTTTTCTGTAAGATTAATAATACGGCATGTGTGTCCAGCTAGTGACACTGCAAGATGTTTGAGGTTCTCCTTCAGCAGTGTCAATCTAGAAGCATCCAAAATTAATGAGTCTTTCAAGTGCATCAACTCCTGTCTTAACGACAACTACTTTCTGAACATAGGGatcaataaaacaaaacttttaaaataatataaccCAGAAGCAAGGCGGGAACTGTCAGAAAGGTAAGAGATTCAAAAGTAGTTTTAATTGTTACACATCTTTATTTTGTAAGATTAATCATAATGCACGTGTGTCCTGCTAGTGACATTGCAAGACATTTGAGGTTCTGCTTCAGCCGTGTGTGAATCTAGAGGCATCCAAATTAATGAGTCTTTCGGGTGCATAAATTCCTCTCTTAACTACAACTATttctgaacacagggattgataaacaaaaacttttaaaataatataaccCAGAAGCAAGGCAGGAACTCTCAGAAAGGTGAAAGATTcagaagtaattttaatttcatcacAGAAGTTTGAACAAAACATATCTGAAACGGAGCCAAGCATGCCAAGAGCTGTGACAGACAAGGAGCATGCCCTCCCCGGTAACTGTGCAGCCCCAGTGGTACCTGTTGGCCACAATGCTGGGGTAATAAGCCTTCTGGTTCTCGTCCACCTTGATATCGTTCTGGCGGATGAAGCGTCTCTGCTCCTGGAAGGCGCGGATGACGCTGACGCCCAGCAGGGTCTCGTTGAAGTGCGAGTACACGGGCGAGCGGCTCACCGACTCCAGGCGCTTCAGCTGCCGCGACGTGGCCACGTAGAACCTCTGCCAGCGAGAGCACCAGAGCCATGGTCACTGTGGGAATGTGCCCCCTCCTGAGGGAGTGACAAAACTGTCCTCTGTCCCCTTAGGAAGGAAagaagcccagaagtttctctcctggATTAGGTGAAAAAGCCACCTCATAGATCTGGGGGatttcacctcaaacttaaggatagctAATTGGACAGGAGCCAAAAAGTCCCACCTGGGCAATTTAgtagaagagaacaaagaaactaaCGGCTTTTACCAGGGGCAGGAGGGCCTCCTGCACCTGGATcaatttttctctgtaaagagtttGTTATTGtgccttttattaaaccttttttgtttccaacactgccacagaagccatcctgcggattttatgccttctaaggtagctgagctatcttgcTTGTGAAATACATGTCCAAGAGCTTATGAGACCTGCCTCAAGGAGACTCCTACTTCAGGTTACATCCAGATTGTGTCTGGAAAGACAAGGGGAATCATAAACAGTTCCCTGCCATCTGGGCTGTTAGTGACAGAGATTCAACTCACACGTGGGAATACAGACCTTCTCCAGCACTTTCAGGGCTGAAGGACCATGACATACACTGTGCTGCCTTTAAACAACTGCCAACTAACCCATCTCAtgccattttctcctctttcttttacCAGCAAATTTAATTCAACAGCATAAAACACACATATCACCACTAATGGAGCCAAAAGGATTTACAAATTCAAGAGCCAAAGTCAACCCCAGCTGCTTCTCTTTGAACTGTGCAGGCTCTTCCAGTTTCTAGGAGTGAAGGCAGAGTGAAGCAAGCACCCCCTGCCCACACAGGGTAAGAATGAATGAAAGGCTGACACCCACTCTATTGCTCTGCAAACAACATTCTGATGAAACAGGCACATGAgcaatacacacacacacacacccctctaAAGGCTACTCTCAGGTTTGGAAAGAAGTCTTGGAAAAGACTTTCCATAtttgggctctgagcaacaAGCTGTGCAAAATTTGCCACAAAATCTAATGGCATTTTTATCAAGTAGGTATTAAAGGATTACCTTCTGCACAGAAGTCATTTTGCACTTgacagaggaaggaaatgctGTGCTAACATCAGATTATCAGTAAACCATGCAAAGCACAGTCAGTCAAGCGTGACTCAAACCCAGCACATTAAAATCCTTCCTCATGCAGGGTAAGAACAGCCTCAAATAGCAGAGCATGTGCCTGCTGGTCCTGGCTCCCCCAGGGAACACCCTTTACCTGCACGAAAAAGTAGACAAGTCCCAGGGGTGGAATGATGACAGCAGCTAtaggtgtggccagcaggatgaTGATACAAGCCCCAATGACATTGAAAGTGGAGCCCATGAACATCTTGATGATGGGTGGGATGGTGGAGTCGATGGTGTCGATCTCCTTGGAGAAACGGTTCACCAGGTTCCCGCTGGGCGTGCGCTCAAAGAAGCTCATGGGGGACCGGAGCACGTTGTGCAGCAGGTTGAGGTGCAGGTGCCGTGATGCAAAGATTCCTCCTATTGACACAACCATGGAGTAGCCAAACACAGCAATACCTGGGAAAGGAGACTCATTATTAACTGCTGCCACCTCtcacataaataattttcatcatTTTGTCATCATTTAGCATTAGCATGTTGTCACTATAAGACACGGAACAACATAccgctgctctcaaggtgaaaaaagggaagtttgttttctgactcttaacatttatagatttctaaaagtgacagtggattggagggtgaaagtgccacctctccaatcacactggacaaaccaacagtccattgaatttctcttcttctataaaagaatgcaaaccaataagttatttacagaaagtgtgtgagaaagtacattacaagaatgtaaacatcagaaggcttagaaaatctttaaaaaatcagggtgacagtATGTCTGTAGTGCAATAATCCTGAAAACTTGGTTACACTTCAGCCAGACTCAGCAAATATGTCaagtagttaaaaaaaataaaaccagtaaaGACATCACTTTTCTTTCATTGCTTCTCCATTACAAAAATTTGTGTAATGTTTGAACATTTTCCCTGAGCAAAAATCACCAAATTTGCTCTTGgcatttgttttttattgtgGGATTTTCATGGCACTTCTGAAGCGGGGTACTTGGGGTGTTGGGTTTCACGGCAAACAAACTCTAAACCACAAAGaggacacaaaacaaaacatcactGCAGCAGCCTCCCCACAGTGCCCTGCGTGGAGGCACAGGCcgctgagccaggctgggctgcagggagccagcacagccacagcctcctGTGACAAActgccctgcaggggcagcacaggctgctgacAGGCCAGGGAGGCTCTGCTCAGATCAGACATGCTGTCAACAGTTCTGTCTCATTAGCCAGCAAAACACTTCTCACTTTGAGAAATTTCAGTtacaaatgaaaggaaaaacacattttgttaCTGAATAGCTGTATAGGTtggtttgcttgctttttttaaattcaagttttttcatttttctatgaAAACACACACTCAAATCCTTagcaaaatgctgctgcagagacCAAGAGCATTAGAAGCACTGAACCAGCAAATcttaaaatacacaaaaccaGGCAAACCTTGAGAAATTCCCAATGCTCCATACACTCCCAGTCTGAGAGTTGTGTTCTGCTGTGTGCCATTGATAACAGGATCATCTGTCCATAAACTCAGCCAGTAGTTGGAAGACAAGGAGGCTATGTGATTGCACATAAAGAGGAAAATGGCCAAGAAAGACATACAGAGTCCAATTGCTTTCATGTACTCCCAGTACACTGATGCCTTTACctgaagaaagaagacaaaaagaaatactCATTTTGCAGCTAGGTTTCAAAGGCAGCAACTCCCCCTTGTCCAACACCTATTTAAAGCCAGTGTCCCTCCATGAGGCcatgaaaacacagcagctgcactcCAGAGAGGCACAGCCTGGGAACACAGGCTGCAAAGCATTCAGTGGAGACATGCCAAACCCAacactgccccagggcaggcacacaTCATCCCTGCCCTGTCATCCACGGGAAGGGAGGAGTAGGGAGGGACCTGCCTGAAGTACCacacagcatcagcagcagagccaaAAACCTCACTGAGCAGTTCCAGCTTCTGGCTCTCTGTACCACAAGATTACAAAGCCTTCAAACCAACCCTTGCTCCACATGGCTTCTATCCCGTGATCTATCTTTAACCAACAGCAAGCAACCCAAGCTTGGATTCAAGCAACATTGCTAGGAGCTGTAGCTGCCGCTTTCCCAGGAACCTCAGTCTCAGGTTTCTCAAAAAGCCCTGGGTATCCTGGGATTAGACACTTATGTCTACAGTGGAAACTTGGCTTAAATTCATCTGAGTCAATGCAGCTCCTCACTGAAGGGCAGTTTTCATTAGGTCACCTCATTTGTCACAACCTCTCTCCAAGAAATAGCTGCAAGGTTTTCATTCCTCCTCCTACACTTTGATGTGGTCAGGCCCATCATCTCATCTCACTTGCCAACAAGTTTTGTGTTGGCATTCTTCCTGCAGGCAAACGTGGGGCTCAGGtttgggagcagagggcacagcaacACTTCCATCAAGCATTACAAAACAAGCAGCAAGCTCAAGAACTCACTCAGCCCGTTCTCACAACAGTTATGTGGTCTTCAGaagttattttcttctgaaatagaTTTTTCCAAAACTGAAGAAGGCCACAGGAAGTGGGAACTGGAGCCTTACCCTCCCAGTCTTTGCTGTGTCAGCCTCTGTCAGTTTCCAGGAATTCTTCTCAGCAAGTGGCTTCTGCAgatctgctgtgctgctctgtggcttcCCAGTGTCTCTGCTGTATGTTGAAGAGTTACTGAGCTGCCTGTTTGaagacatttaatttttaatcttaGCTTGGCACAGGACAGGTGTTACCTCACATCTAGGCTTTGACATTCCACAGCTCCAAGCCAGTGGTTTAGATTCCTATGGAGATGTCCTAACCCCACCACAGGGCCAGAGGTTCCTTAAGCCCCCTTGTCCCTCAAGGCACTGTCCCACCCCTCCCTGATAGCACTCAGGTCCCAAGTGCCCATGTCCAGGCGCAAGTAAGTCACCAGATAAACAAGTCTTGGTTGCACAATCACTCcagaatgaaaaatgctttgtgACCATCAAGACCAGCCTTTCCAAACCCCATcatcagctcagcagctgctggagagtGAAAAGGGTATCCACAGTCCCCTCAAAACAGGCCATTTAACTCCCAGGCACTCATCAGCTTCCAGAAATAGAGTCTCTAGGGCACCATAAGAACAGAGGCACTATT
Coding sequences:
- the LOC132081226 gene encoding multidrug resistance-associated protein 1 isoform X2, with product MDKKEGYVVVKGSVAYVPQQAWVQNATLEDNIIFGRELSESRYKRVIEACALLPDIEILPSGDKTEIGEKGVNLSGGQKQRVSLARAVYCNADVYLLDDPLSAVDAHVGKHIFEKVIGPKGLLKNKTRVLVTHAINYLPQMDTILVMTDGEISEMGSYQELLEQDGAFAEFLRTYANAEQTMESSDTNSPSAKEGKPIENGGLVNEAPGKLIHRQLSNSSTYSRDTGKPQSSTADLQKPLAEKNSWKLTEADTAKTGRVKASVYWEYMKAIGLCMSFLAIFLFMCNHIASLSSNYWLSLWTDDPVINGTQQNTTLRLGVYGALGISQGIAVFGYSMVVSIGGIFASRHLHLNLLHNVLRSPMSFFERTPSGNLVNRFSKEIDTIDSTIPPIIKMFMGSTFNVIGACIIILLATPIAAVIIPPLGLVYFFVQRFYVATSRQLKRLESVSRSPVYSHFNETLLGVSVIRAFQEQRRFIRQNDIKVDENQKAYYPSIVANRWLAVRLEYVGNCIVLFAALFAVIARNKLSAGLVGLSVSYSLQITAYLNWLVRMSSELETNIVAVERVKEYSEMEKEAEWSIEQTAPGSSWPQEGKVEFRGYGLRYREDLDLVLKNINVTINGGEKIGIVGRTGAGKSSLTLGLFRINEAAEGEIIIDGVNIAKIGLHDLRFKITIIPQDPVLFSGSLRMNLDPFDRHSDEDIWRSLELAHLKNFVSSLPDKLNHECAEGGENLSVGQRQLVCLARALLRKSKILVLDEATAAVDLETDKLIQSTIKSQFEECTVLTIAHRLNTIMDYTRVLVLERGEVVECGTPDQLLQEKGIFYSMAKDSGLV